The nucleotide sequence TGCGCGTTTGCCTGAAACGATCGAGCCGCCGCAAGCTATCGTTTTGCCCCCCGTCTTCGATGGGGGACATCAGGGAGAATCGCCCTTGCACGATCTTCAATTGGGGATCAACGAGGGCATGGAAAATAGTGTAGAACTATATGGATACGACCCGGTCAGCGCCAGTGTGAGCGACCAGAATTACCTGGGGGCTGCCTGGTTCCTGGGCGACTGGGTTTCATCGTTGGAAGTAGGGCTTTACTGGCAAGAAGGACAGCGATATATTTACGCCTGGGAGGGAACTTCAATACAGAGTGTGGGTATTGGCCCCGGGAGAATGAACATTTCCCCAGGGGAAGCCGGAGATATACCCATATTGCCCACGGGTTCTTATACCCTCAGAGCATTTGTGGAAGATCGCTTTGTTGACGAGATTGAGTTTTTCCTGATCGAGGAGGATAACTGATGAAAAAATTTGCCGCGATTTTGTTATTTGTGTGTTTGAGCTGGGCCTTTGGGGGCAAAGTTAAAGCCTCGGGAATACCAGCAACCAACCCAACCGACGTTCGTCCTTTGGGCGCAACCGCGCCATCGTATCCGCATCTCAGCGATTATCTGTTGACCGCCGACGATCTGCTGCCCCTATGTGAATGGCAGCAAGGCCCAATTATCACGCGCCCGGTTGCCCAGGGAATTCTGAGTTATACAGGATTTAGATGTGGCACAGACCCCAATGTCCGCTCAGTCAGGATTTTTATTTTGTTTGCACCCAGGCTGTTTACCCCCGGAGATGCGAATGCCTTCACGACCATGAATGATGTCGGTTTCGATGAGCCTACCGATATCGGCGTCTGGTCAAAAAGCACAAACACGATCTTCGATTATCGCTCCCTGGTTTTTACCAAAGCCAATGCACTGGTTTACATCGGTCCAGGCGGGGGCTATTACGACTCGTATCCACCTACCTTTGATCTTGCCATCGATTTGGCTGAAATTGTGGAGGAACGGCTACCCGACGAATTCATCCCCTTGGAGATTGCATCGCGCACGGGTGGCGAAAGTGTGGAACCAGAAGCGAGTGCTGATTTCTTCATCGAAGAACCCCAGATGGCTTTCTCCGGAGAAGAGAATATTCTAATCGTGCCATCCGCTGCACCCACCAGAACCGTTCACTTTTCCGTGCAGTATGCTGATCCCCACGAAACCTATATTGAACTTTGCCGTCAGGGAGATGAGCAATGCGTGAAAAGTTGGCACTTCCATCGAACAGAAAAACTGTCATCCACCCTTAATGATGAATATCCAGCTACAGATATGATGGACATATTTTTCACCATACAAGAAATGGACACCTTCTTTCTAGCAGACGGTGATTATACTTTTCGCGTCTGGGCGGATGATGCGTTGATCGTCGATTATCCGTTCACGACTGAAACAAATTAATATGGTGACTTCACTGCAAAAAGCACCAGACGGAAGGTTCCGCCGGAATATATGGGGGGCATCTTGCTCAACAGCTTTTTGCAGCAGAGTATATGGTGAAATTTTATGATGGGAAACAGAGGACGGATGGTTGATGGTGATAGGATATTTGCTAATGATTGTAGTCGCCCGTCATCGCTCATCTGCCCTCACCAACCTCCACCCCCACCACAATACCAGCGTTACAATTAAAGCATTCAGCGCCTGCCCGCCGACTGCGCCATAAAGCCCCCAGCGATGGATCAGCCAGAATCCCAACGTGAACATGCTTATAATCGCCGCGCTGTTGGCAATGAAAATGGGGCGTGTGATTTGAAGTGCTTTGAAGGCTATTTGCAGTGGCCAGTAGGCATACCACAGGCCATAATACAAGGCCATCAACATCAAGCCGCCGCTGTAGACCAAATAGGTTTCACCATACAGCAGGCGCAATAAGGTTTCGGGGAAAAGATTAGAAACCACCAGCAAACCCAGAATGGGCAGGCCGGCGATGAAGTAAATCCAGCGTAACATGCGGCTCAGGCCGGGCGCGCCATCACGCTGATAAATGCCTGCGGCGCGCGGTGTAAAAAAAGTATCCAGAGCGCGTAATAACACATGCACCGGCGCCACCAGCGTTTGCAAGGCGCGATATGCCCCCGCAGCGGCGAAATTGACCATTCCCGCTGCGATGATAGGATAAATTTCCGACGCCGCCCAGTTTGCCAGCGATCCGCCCAATACCCAGCGGCCAAAATGCCAGTTTCGCGCCAGTGTAGCTCTGAGGTTAAGTGCGCCATTTGTCCAATAGCTGCGTGTTTGCCAGATACCCACGATTAGTGCTGCCAGCGATCCCCAGGCAATCGCATCTAGACCGTCTACCCCGCTGTTGAGCGCCCCCAAACGCAGCCAGACAAACATTGCCCCCAGGCGCACGCCGTTGGCGATGGTCGTGTTGATTACGGCATGTTGCACGTTCCTGCGGGTGTAGAAAATTCGTCGAAAAAATTCTTGTATCTGCCAAGTGATGGATACGAACCACAACCCAAATAAAGTTGGCCCGGCGGTGTCATTACCTGTCAGGATGAGTAGCCAACCCAGCCCGGCAGCGACCCCTGCGCTGCCAGCCGCTAAACCGATTTGCAGCACGGCGTTGGCGCTGACAAAGTGCCGAAATTCTTCCCGCGGCATGGTGGCTCCAAAGGTGTTGATTGGCTGAATAATCAGCCCGTCTTGCACGGCGCGCAGCATATGGATTAGCAGAAAGCCTACTGAGTAGACGCCAAATTCGGTGGGGTCAACAGCCCGCGCCAGCGCGATCGCGGCCAGGAAATTACCCACACTAATAATGCCCTGATCAATAGCAGCCAGATAGCCTTGCATAGCCGAAGGGCTGCGAAAAATGGGGACGTTCTTTTGGAGACGGGCGAAGATCGAATTAGGAGATGATGTGCTTGATGTCATAGCCTGGGCAGAACGTGAATCCTTATGAAAATATGATAATTGCTCAAGCTATGCCCTGAAGGGCACGTAAGCCTGCGCAGAGAGAATTCCGAAAAAGGGTATGCGTGGGGTGCGCAGCACCCCACGCATACCCTTTTATCGACATCTCTTGGTTCGATGATGAAAGCAAAAAAACGTAAGGGCATCTTCGTGCCCTTTGTGATTTATTTTTTCTACCCGCCATATTCCAAAATATACAAAATATTGCCTGGTACCGGGGTCAAAAAATAAATCGTCGTCCAGCCAGCCCAGCCGACAAAATCTTCCTCGCTGTAGCCCAAATCAATCCAGTGACGATCAGGCAGGCCGCCGCCCACATCTTCGATGGTGGCAAAGCCGTAGTTGGGCACATACACCGGCAGCCCTTTCATATAGCGATACCATTCGATCGTTGTGGCAATCATGCCTTTCTGAAGCTGCGCCCCGCTCGAGGTCGTTGTGGAGCAATAATCGGGAATGCCCAGATGGCAGGGGGAATATGTGGAAGCATACACTTCTACTTTGCGCCAATATTCGATAGCCGTACCGCCTACATTTTCGGTGCGGATGACAATTTTGGTGCCATAGCCCACCACGCGCGGCTGTGGTTCGCGCGCCACCCACTCATCCTCTACTTGTCGCTCCACTTCTTGCCAGTCCGGCTCGCCAGGGCGGGCTTCGTAGATCACGCGCACGCGTTGGGCGGTCAGGCCATATTCGCCCGCACTGACGATCAGTGTATTATCAATCTCCACATCGGGCAGGGCTTGCTGGATGGTGCCAAAAGGCAGGGGCGCTTGTTCGAGCAGCACTTCTTCGCGCACGCGCACGATTTCAATCAGGCCATCATCGGGCAGGGGCGCCGATTCGGGCGGCAGGCTGAAGTCTAATCCCTGCAAGGCCAGGCCGACCTCGGCCAAGGCCGCGCCCACGGTTGGCCCCACAGAGCGGGTTTGAGTGCGATGCCCTTGTGTTTGAATAATCAACTCCCGGGCGCGGGTCAGTTTTACCGGGATTGTGCCGCCGTTGAGCGGCGTGTCGGGACTGGGGTCAAGCTGGTCGTTGTCATAGATGCGGATGCCCTGCTCCCAGAGTGCGCCGCCCAATGTGCTCGCCGCCGATATGAAACTGACGCTTTCGCCGTTTTCTTCCAGCACAATCGTACTGGCGCGGCGCACCTGTAAAGTGTGGACTTTCCCCGGAGGCAACATCTGATCGAGATGGGTGGGCAGCCCGTCGGCAATGAGTTGATCGCCGGGGCCAAGATTCACACCCGCTTCAGCCAGAATCACCACCGGGATGCGTTCCGCTGAGAGCATGTTGTGCGTTTGACCATCCACCGAGATTTGAATCCGTGCCGCGCGCAGAATCACAACTTGATCCCCATTATGCAATCGGGTATTTAAACCCGGATGGATAAAATCGGCCTCACTGATCTGAATATCCGCTGCGCTCAACAGACCTTCCACCGTCAGGGCATAGGTTTGCAACTGATAGGGCTGATCGTCCACGACCAGCGTCACTGGTTTGCGCAAGAAGACCAGTGTCAGCAAGGGGAGAGTCGCCAAAAAAAGACCCAATCCCCAGAGACGGAGAGACTTTGGAAAGCGCATACCCGCAATTCTATCAGATTTGTGTAGGAGTTGGTTCTGCCTCAGGGATGGTAAGGCGCAATTAAGTTGAAAAGTGATATAATCGCACACGATATTGGAATATTGGAGCAGAAAGATATGGTTATAGAAAGAGAAGGGTTGATTCAATTTGGCGGCAAGGCTGCCACTGTAATTGGCCCGGATATGGAAGTTGGGCAAAAAGCCCCTGAGTTTACGGTGCATGCGCAAAATTGGGCAGATTTTACGGGGTTAGCAGAGACTCAAGGCAAAGTACGCATCATTGCCGCAGTACCATCGCTGGATACCTCCGTTTGTGATCGTGAAACGCGCAAATTTAATGAAGAAGCGGCTGCGTTGAGCGAAGATATCACCATTTTGGTGATTAGCACCGATTTACCTTTTACGCAAAAACGCTGGTGCGGCGCGGCAGGCATTGAACAGGTGCAGGTGCTTTCCGATCATAAAACGGCTGATTTCGGCGTCAAGTATGGTTGTTTGTTAAAAGACCAGCGCATTTTGCGGCGGGCGGTTTTTGTGGTCGATTGCTCAGACCGTTTGGTTTATGTAGCCTATATGCCTGTGCTCGGCGAAGAACCCGACTATGCTGAGGTGTTGGCTGCCGCAAAAGCTGCTTTAGCCTGACCCGCGTGACGGAGATAGGCCATGAAAGTTAAAGAAACCAAGCAAGATACGTCTCGCGAAAAATGGTTTTCCCCCATCGGATCCAAGGGACAAATCAATCATCTCCACTTGCGCGTAGGTTCGCGTTCCCGGGTATGGTGTCCGCCTACGGATGTGTATGAACTCGAAGATGTGGTGATTGTGCGCATTGAAGTTGCCGGGATGCAGGATGCGGAATTTTCGATCTCGTTGGAAAATCGTTTACTGACCGTTCAGGGTACCCGCTCCGATACAGCGGAGCGCCGCGCTTACCATCAAATGGAAATTAACTTCGGCGAGTTCCGCACACAAGTAGAGTTGCATTGGGCAATTGAACACGAAGGGATCGAAGCTGCGTATGACGATGGTTTTTTGCGCCTCCGGTTACCGAAGGCCAGGCCACACCAAATTGAAATTGGGGAGTAGATAAATGCCAGCTTCTCGTTGGAATTCAGACCTTATGGAGCTATTATCCTGGTTTGGCGAGGAAGAGTTAAGTTTTGAAGAACTCTTCTTGCTGCCAACCTTTACTCGCGTCGCTACTGAAGTCAGTAGCGACGCAGTAGATGATGCTGATGAATTCCAGACCAATGACGCAATCCCGTCTGTGTTGCCCATACTGCCATTGCGGGGATTGGTGGTTTACCCTGAAACTGCTGTTCCGCTGACCATTGGGCAGCCGCGTTCGATTCGCCTGATCGATGAGGTTATCTCGCAAGATGTGCGCCTGATCGGCCTGGTGGCCGCCCAAAACCCCGAAGATGAAACCCCCGGCCCGGATGATTTGTATACTGTGGGGACAGTGGCGACTGTCCATCGCATGTTGCGTGTTCCAGATGGCACGATCCGGTTACTGGTGCAGGGGATGGCGCGCTTCAAGATTGCCAACTTTGTGGAAGAAGAACCTTACCTCAAAGCGGAAATCGAGCTAATTCCTGAAGTTGAAACCGATAATCTGGAAGTTGAAGCGATGGCGCGCAATGCCCGCGATCAATTTGAGCGCATCGCCGATATGATCCCCTCGCTGCCGCGCGAGGTGGTTGAGTCCGTAATCAGTCTGGACGATCCTTTACAGACGGTGTATGTGATTGCCAACTTCCAGCGCATGGATCTCGAAGATGCCCAGGAACTGCTCGAACTGGATTCCGTTTCGGAGAAATTGCTTAAGCTGGTGGCTTTGCTGGCGCGCGAGGCAGAGGTGCTGGAGATCGGTCAGCGCATTCAGAAAGAAGCCCGCTCCGAGATCGAAAAAGTACAGCGGGAATATTTTCTGCGCGAGCAACTCAAGGCCATCCAGCGCGAATTGGGCGAAGGCGATGAACAATCTGTTGAGGCCGAAGAATATCGCACAAAGATTGATGAAGCTCAAATGCCGGAAGAGGCCGACAAACAATCTCGCCGCGAGTTGGAACGTATGGCGCGGCTGCCAACCGCCTCTGCCGAGTATGGTGTCATTCGCACCTATCTCGATTGGCTGGTTTCGCTGCCGTGGTCGAAATCGACCGAAGACAACCTTGATATTCCCCATGCCCGCACAATTCTAGATGAGGATCACTACGGGCTGGAAGACATCAAAGAACGCATTCTGGAATTTTTAGCGGTGCGCAAACTTCGCCAGGAACGCAGTGAAGAATTTGCCGCTCAGGATGACTTTGATGATGAAATCCGGCGTTTGCGCGAAGGTGTTATTTTGTGCTTTGTCGGACCCCCTGGTGTAGGGAAAACCTCACTGGGCCGATCCATTGCGCGCTCGCTAGAGCGCGAGTTTATTCGCATTTCGCTGGGCGGCGTGCGTGATGAAGCCGAAATTCGCGGGCACCGGCGCACGTATATTGGCGCGCTGCCAGGGCGTATTTTGCAAGCATTGCGGCGCGTTGAATCACATAATCCTGTCTTTATGCTGGATGAAATCGATAAACTTAGCCAGGGCTTTCAGGGCGACCCGGCTTCAGCGCTTCTGGAGGTGCTTGATCCGGAACAAAATGTGGAGTTCCGCGATCATTATTTGGAAGTGGCCTTTGATCTCTCGGAAGTCATGTTCATTACCACGGCCAACCGCCTCGATACCATCCCCCGCCCGTTGCTCGACCGCATGGAGGTTATCCAACTTTCCGGATATACCGAGCGCGAGAAAGTTGCAATTGCAAAGGGATACTTGGTTCCACGCCAATTGCGTGAGAATAGCCTGCGCGAATCGGAGGTTAGCTTCACCGATGAAGGTTTGCAGGAAATTATTCGTTACTACACCCGCGAAGCTGGTGTCAGGAATCTCGAACGTGAAATCGGTGGGGTGTGCCGCAAAGTAGTGACACAAATCGCCGAGGGTAGCGCCGCCGAAATGATCGCGATTACCCCGGAGCAGGTCAAAGAATATCTGGGACATGCGAAATTCCGCGACATGGAAGATATCGCTGAGCGCACTTCGCTGGCGGGTGTGGCTACCGGCTTGGCCTGGACACCCACCGGGGGCGACGTGTTGTTTATAGAAGCTACGAGTATGCCCGGCGGCAAGGGTTTTCAACTCACCGGCTCCCTGGGTAACGTGATGAAAGAATCGGCCAAAGCGGCGCTCTCTTTTGTGCGCTCACAGGCTGCAGCTTTGGGTTTGGAAGACGGCTTTTTTGCCGATTCCGATTTTCATCTGCATGTGCCCGCTGGCGCGCAGCCCAAAGATGGCCCCTCTGCGGGTGTGACCATGGCTACAGCGATTGTTTCGTTGGTATCTGGTCGCCCGGTACGCGCCGATGTGGCGATGACGGGCGAAATTACATTGCGGGGCAAAGTATTGCCAGTAGGTGGCATCAAAGAAAAAGTACTTGCGGCTCACCGGCTGGGATTGAAGACTGTGTTGTTGCCCAAGCGCAATGATGTAGACCTGGATGACCTGCCCGATGATGTGCGCGA is from Chloroflexota bacterium and encodes:
- a CDS encoding oligosaccharide flippase family protein; its protein translation is MTSSTSSPNSIFARLQKNVPIFRSPSAMQGYLAAIDQGIISVGNFLAAIALARAVDPTEFGVYSVGFLLIHMLRAVQDGLIIQPINTFGATMPREEFRHFVSANAVLQIGLAAGSAGVAAGLGWLLILTGNDTAGPTLFGLWFVSITWQIQEFFRRIFYTRRNVQHAVINTTIANGVRLGAMFVWLRLGALNSGVDGLDAIAWGSLAALIVGIWQTRSYWTNGALNLRATLARNWHFGRWVLGGSLANWAASEIYPIIAAGMVNFAAAGAYRALQTLVAPVHVLLRALDTFFTPRAAGIYQRDGAPGLSRMLRWIYFIAGLPILGLLVVSNLFPETLLRLLYGETYLVYSGGLMLMALYYGLWYAYWPLQIAFKALQITRPIFIANSAAIISMFTLGFWLIHRWGLYGAVGGQALNALIVTLVLWWGWRLVRADER
- a CDS encoding DUF348 domain-containing protein, whose amino-acid sequence is MATLPLLTLVFLRKPVTLVVDDQPYQLQTYALTVEGLLSAADIQISEADFIHPGLNTRLHNGDQVVILRAARIQISVDGQTHNMLSAERIPVVILAEAGVNLGPGDQLIADGLPTHLDQMLPPGKVHTLQVRRASTIVLEENGESVSFISAASTLGGALWEQGIRIYDNDQLDPSPDTPLNGGTIPVKLTRARELIIQTQGHRTQTRSVGPTVGAALAEVGLALQGLDFSLPPESAPLPDDGLIEIVRVREEVLLEQAPLPFGTIQQALPDVEIDNTLIVSAGEYGLTAQRVRVIYEARPGEPDWQEVERQVEDEWVAREPQPRVVGYGTKIVIRTENVGGTAIEYWRKVEVYASTYSPCHLGIPDYCSTTTSSGAQLQKGMIATTIEWYRYMKGLPVYVPNYGFATIEDVGGGLPDRHWIDLGYSEEDFVGWAGWTTIYFLTPVPGNILYILEYGG
- the tpx gene encoding thiol peroxidase, whose protein sequence is MVIEREGLIQFGGKAATVIGPDMEVGQKAPEFTVHAQNWADFTGLAETQGKVRIIAAVPSLDTSVCDRETRKFNEEAAALSEDITILVISTDLPFTQKRWCGAAGIEQVQVLSDHKTADFGVKYGCLLKDQRILRRAVFVVDCSDRLVYVAYMPVLGEEPDYAEVLAAAKAALA
- a CDS encoding Hsp20/alpha crystallin family protein codes for the protein MKVKETKQDTSREKWFSPIGSKGQINHLHLRVGSRSRVWCPPTDVYELEDVVIVRIEVAGMQDAEFSISLENRLLTVQGTRSDTAERRAYHQMEINFGEFRTQVELHWAIEHEGIEAAYDDGFLRLRLPKARPHQIEIGE
- the lon gene encoding endopeptidase La, yielding MELLSWFGEEELSFEELFLLPTFTRVATEVSSDAVDDADEFQTNDAIPSVLPILPLRGLVVYPETAVPLTIGQPRSIRLIDEVISQDVRLIGLVAAQNPEDETPGPDDLYTVGTVATVHRMLRVPDGTIRLLVQGMARFKIANFVEEEPYLKAEIELIPEVETDNLEVEAMARNARDQFERIADMIPSLPREVVESVISLDDPLQTVYVIANFQRMDLEDAQELLELDSVSEKLLKLVALLAREAEVLEIGQRIQKEARSEIEKVQREYFLREQLKAIQRELGEGDEQSVEAEEYRTKIDEAQMPEEADKQSRRELERMARLPTASAEYGVIRTYLDWLVSLPWSKSTEDNLDIPHARTILDEDHYGLEDIKERILEFLAVRKLRQERSEEFAAQDDFDDEIRRLREGVILCFVGPPGVGKTSLGRSIARSLEREFIRISLGGVRDEAEIRGHRRTYIGALPGRILQALRRVESHNPVFMLDEIDKLSQGFQGDPASALLEVLDPEQNVEFRDHYLEVAFDLSEVMFITTANRLDTIPRPLLDRMEVIQLSGYTEREKVAIAKGYLVPRQLRENSLRESEVSFTDEGLQEIIRYYTREAGVRNLEREIGGVCRKVVTQIAEGSAAEMIAITPEQVKEYLGHAKFRDMEDIAERTSLAGVATGLAWTPTGGDVLFIEATSMPGGKGFQLTGSLGNVMKESAKAALSFVRSQAAALGLEDGFFADSDFHLHVPAGAQPKDGPSAGVTMATAIVSLVSGRPVRADVAMTGEITLRGKVLPVGGIKEKVLAAHRLGLKTVLLPKRNDVDLDDLPDDVREAINFIFLDTVEDAINAALEPAPKPKKKRSKKPKENPSEEASA